The Corylus avellana chromosome ca8, CavTom2PMs-1.0 genome has a segment encoding these proteins:
- the LOC132190492 gene encoding pentatricopeptide repeat-containing protein At5g42310, chloroplastic, translating into MFLLPPPLPTRFPLVPLTSPVHLRHHYIFQPPLSVTAVTTTASEISSGSVSVSVSSSRQLDDDKDDENDLVSLHNNRYDFTPLLNFLSSSPTSTSSSNSDSGSGSGSDAPTSLDRTEFQLAETYRAVPAPLWHSLLKSLCSSSSIGLAYAVVSWLQKHNLCFSYELLYSILIHALGRSEKLYEAFLLSQRQTLTPLTYNALIGACARNDDLEKALNLMSRMRRDGFPSDFVNYSLIIQSLTRTNKIDLPILQKLYAEIECDKIELDCQLLNDIIVGFATAGDPTQAMHFLSMAQGSGLSAKTATLVAVISALGNSGRTVEAEAIFEEIRDAGLKPRTRAYNALLKAYVKAGSLKDAESIVSEMEKSGVAPDEHTYSLLIDAYANAGRWESARIVLKEMEESNVQPNSFVYSRILASYRDRGEWQRSFQVLREMKSSGVKPDRHFYNVMIDTFGKYNCLDHAVATFERMLSEGIQPDTVTWNTLINCHCKARRRDRAEELFEEMQEKGYTPCATTYNIMINCLGEQERWEEVKSLLGRMQSQGLLPNVVTYTTLVDIYGRSGRFDDSIECLEDMKSAGLKPSSTMYNALINAYAQRGMSEEAINAFRVMIADGLKPSILALNSLINAFGEDRRDAEAFAVLQYMKENDLKPDVVTYTTLMKALIRVDKFHKVPAVYEEMILSKCTPDRKARSMLRSALKYMKQTVKS; encoded by the exons ATGTTTCTTCTGCCACCGCCACTCCCAACTCGTTTCCCATTAGTTCCGTTAACTTCTCCAGTACACTTGCGCCACCACTATATATTCCAACCACCACTTTCCGTCACCGCCGTCACCACCACCGCTAGCGAAATCTCCTCTggctctgtctctgtctctgtttccTCATCGAGACAACTTGACGACGACAAGGACGACGAAAACGACCTCGTTTCACTCCATAACAATCGCTACGACTTCACTCCCCTCCTCAACTTCCTTTCCAGTTCTCCCACTTCCACCAGCAGCTCCAATTCGGATTCGGGTTCGGGTTCGGGTTCGGATGCTCCGACTTCGCTAGACCGGACCGAGTTCCAGCTCGCCGAGACGTACCGGGCCGTGCCAGCCCCACTCTGGCACTCACTCCTCAAATCCCtctgctcctcctcctcaatTGGACTAGCGTACGCCGTCGTTTCGTGGCTCCAGAAGCACAACCTCTGCTTCTCCTATGAGTTGCTCTACTCAATTCTCATCCACGCGCTGGGGCGCTCTGAGAAGCTCTACGAGGCGTTCCTGCTCTCCCAGAGACAAACCCTAACCCCGCTGACCTACAACGCGCTAATCGGCGCGTGTGCTCGCAACGATGACCTTGAGAAGGCGCTCAATCTGATGTCTCGGATGCGCCGAGACGGTTTCCCATCCGATTTCGTCAATTACAGTTTGATAATTCAATCCCTTACTCGCACTAACAAGATTGACTTGCCGATTCTGCAGAAGCTTTATGCCGAGATCGAATGCGATAAGATCGAGCTCGATTGCCAGCTTCTGAACGACATTATTGTCGGTTTCGCAACCGCCGGCGACCCGACTCAGGCCATGCATTTCCTTTCCATGGCTCAGGGCAGTGGCCTGAGCGCAAAAACCGCAACTCTCGTTGCGGTTATATCTGCGCTGGGGAATTCGGGTCGGACCGTGGAGGCTGAGGCCATTTTCGAAGAGATAAGAGATGCCGGGTTAAAGCCAAGGACTAGGGCTTACAATGCGCTTCTCAAAGCGTATGTGAAAGCTGGTTCTCTTAAAGACGCCGAGTCGATCGTATCAGAGATGGAGAAGAGCGGAGTTGCGCCAGACGAGCATACGTACAGTCTCCTCATTGATGCGTATGCAAATGCAGGACGGTGGGAAAGCGCGAGAATCGTATTGAAAGAAATGGAAGAGAGCAATGTACAGCCTAATTCATTCGTGTATAGTCGAATTTTAGCAAGTTATAGGGACAGAGGAGAGTGGCAGAGATCGTTTCAGGTTTTAAGGGAAATGAAGAGTAGTGGAGTAAAGCCTGATAGGCATTTCTACAATGTGATGATAGACACATTTGGCAAGTACAATTGTCTTGATCATGCTGTGGCCACCTTCGAACGGATGCTATCAGAGGGGATTCAGCCCGACACGGTCACGTGGAATACGCTTATCAATTGCCATTGTAAGGCAAGGAGGCGCGATAGAGCGGAGGAGTTGTTTGAGGAAATGCAGGAGAAAGGGTACACGCCGTGTGCCACGACGTATAATATCATGATCAATTGTTTGGGGGAGCAGGAGAGGTGGGAGGAGGTGAAGAGCTTGTTGGGGAGGATGCAGAGTCAGGGGTTGCTGCCAAATGTGGTGACCTACACCACGCTGGTTGATATTTACGGACGGTCAGGGAGGTTTGATGATTCGATAGAGTGCTTGGAGGACATGAAGTCTGCAGGATTGAAGCCGTCATCGACAATGTATAACGCCTTGATCAATGCCTATGCGCAAAGG GGCATGTCCGAGGAAGCAATAAATGCATTTAGGGTCATGATAGCAGATGGCCTGAAGCCCAGTATTTTAGCTCTCAATTCGTTAATTAATGCATTTGGTGAAGATAGAAGAGATGCTGAAGCCTTTGCTGTGTTGCAGTACATGAAGGAAAAT GACTTGAAACCAGATGTTGTCACGTATACTACACTAATGAAAGCTTTGATTCGTGTTGACAAATTTCATAAG